In the genome of Colletotrichum lupini chromosome 8, complete sequence, one region contains:
- a CDS encoding 60S ribosomal protein L24 translates to MRTYDDTFSGQRIYPGKGKLYVRGDSKIFRFQNGKSESLFLQRKNPRRIAWTVLYRRQHRKGISEEVAKKRTRRTVKAQRAIVGASLDVIKEKRSMRPEARSAARAAAIKESKDKKNADAAAKKAKTAAAGGKKGPIASKQGSKGAAPKVQARTR, encoded by the exons ATGCGCACGTACGACGACACGTTCTCCGGACAGAGAATCTACCCTGGAAAG ggtaagctctacgtccgCGGTGACTCCAAGATCTTCCGTTTCCAGAACGGAAAGTCCGAGTCCCTCTTCCTCCAGCGCAAGAACCCCCGCCGCATTGCCTGGACCGTCCTGTACCGTCGCCAGCACCGCAAGGGTATCTCTGAG GAGGTCGCCAAGAAGCGCACCCGCCGCACCGTCAAGGCCCAGCGTGCCATCGTCGGTGCCTCCCTCGATGTGATCAAGGAGAAGCGCTCCATGCGCCCCGAGGCCCGCTCCGCCGCCCGCGCCGCCGCCATCAAGGAGTCCAAGGACAAGAAGAACGCCGACGCCGCCGCCAAGAAGGCCaagaccgccgccgccggtggCAAGAAGGGCCCCATCGCCTCCAAGCAGGGCTCCAAGGGCGCCGCCCCCAAGGTCCAGGCCCGTACCCGTTAA
- a CDS encoding adenosine-deaminase: MPADPDEIADVVLGRFKKLPTKRRPQVRDNGLHEWVPLSGIVAEKDGVLTCLSLATGMKCLPASKLPLAKGNALHDWHAEVLAIRAFNRYLLDECDTHSQGSSPTSDIITRRPPSAISPSSPQPFAIRDDVTLHMYCSEAPCGDASMELTMAAQEDASPWELPPSSASPSGTTTAPPPQTTTDTTPLPGRAYFSHLGIVRRKPARGDAPPTTSKSCSDKLALKQCTSLLASLASLLIHPGNAYVSSVILPESEYSATGCERAFSASGRMKAVVDEAARWKGGHRFSPFEVRTTSREFEFSKRMVRRKAGADKIAASNLAAAWTRGGGVDEGTMGGVLQGRKAFDVRGASLVSRRRMWEVAAAVAERVATEGGDDDEVGGLLRRALDVDAYGKVKGGEMLVHRREVKEAARRVALAGWVVNVGDEEFARL, translated from the exons ATGCCAGCCGACCCCGATGAGATCGCAGATGTTGTCCTAGGGCGGTTCAAGAAGCTACCTACAAAACGCAGGCCCCAGGTTAGAGACAATGGCCTACATGAATGGGTTCCCCTGAGCGGCATTGTTGCCGAGAAAGATGGCGTCTTAACTTGTCTCTCACTAGC AACGGGCATGAAGTGTCTCCCAGCCAGCAAACTCCCCTTGGCAAAAGGAAACGCCCTCCACGACTGGCATGCCGAAGTCCTCGCCATCCGCGCCTTCAACCGCTACCTCCTGGACGAATGCGACACCCACTCGCAGGGCAGCTCGCCCACCTCAGATATCATTACAAGACGCCCACCCTCCGCCATCTCCCCCTCCTCACCCCAACCCTTCGCAATCAGAGACGACGTCACCCTACACATGTACTGCTCCGAAGCCCCCTGCGGCGATGCAAGCATGGAACTCACCATGGCCGCCCAAGAAGATGCTTCACCCTGGGAACTGCCTCCGTCCTCAGCCTCTCCATCCGGCACGACTACTGCGCCACCTCCCCAGACAACAACAGACACAACCCCCCTCCCAGGAAGAGCCTACTTCTCCCACCTAGGCATCGTCCGCCGCAAACCAGCCCGCGGCGACGCGCCCCCGACCACCTCGAAATCCTGCTCCGACAAGCTCGCGCTCAAACAGTGCACCTCCCTCCTCGCCTCGCTGGCATCACTGCTGATCCACCCAGGCAACGCCTACGTCTCGTCCGTTATCCTCCCGGAATCGGAGTACTCCGCTACAGGCTGCGAGCGCGCCTTCTCAGCAAGCGGACGGATGAAGGCCGTAGTGGATGAAGCGGCGCGTTGGAAGGGTGGACACCGGTTCTCGCCGTTCGAGGTGCGGACCACGTCTAGAGAATTTGAGTTCTCGAAACGGATGGTTAGGAGGAAGGCTGGGGCGGATAAGATTGCGGCGAGTAACCTCGCTGCTGCCTGGACACGCGGTGGTGGCGTTGATGAGGGGACGATGGGCGGCGTGCTGCAGGGGCGGAAGGCATTTGATGTCCGGGGCGCGAGTTTGGTTTCCAGGCGGAGGATGTGGGAGgtcgcggcggcggtggcggaGCGGGTGGCCACGGAAGGTGGTGACGACGATGAGGTTGGGGGGTTGCTGCGGCGGGCGTTGGATGTTGATGCGTATGGCAAGGTCAAGGGCGGGGAGATGCTTGTTCATCGGAGGGAGGTCAAGGAGGCTGCGAGGAGGGTTGCGTTGGCGGGGTGGGTTGTCAATGTTGGGGATGAGGAGTTTGCGAGGTTGTAG
- a CDS encoding nascent polypeptide-associated complex subunit beta: protein MSDVQERLKKLGASARIANIRDAQGIGKGTPRRKMKRAPARSAADDKKLQAALKKLNVQPIQAIEEVNMFKSDGNVIHFAAPKVHAAVPANTFAIYGNGEDKELTELVPGILNQLGPDSLASLRKLAESYQNMQKEGKDGEEDDIPDLVEGENFESKVE, encoded by the exons ATGTCGGACGTCCAGGAACGCCTCAAGAAGCTCGGCGCCTCCGCGCGTATCG CTAATATACGCGATGCGCAGGGTAT CGGCAAGGGCACTCCCCGCCGCAAGATGAAGCGTGCGCCCGCGCGCTCCGCCGCCGACGACAAGAAGCTCCAGGCTGCCTTGAAGAAGCTCAACGTCCAGCCCATCCAGGCCATTGAGGAGGTCAACATGTTCAAGTCTGACGGCAACGTCATCCACTTTGCTGCTCCCAAGG TCCACGCTGCCGTCCCCGCCAACACCTTCGCCATCTACGGCAACGGTGAGGACAAGGAGCTCACCGAGCTCGTCCCCGGCATCCTCAACCAGCTCGGCCCCGACTCCCTCGCCTCGCTCCGCAAGCTCGCCGAGAGCTACCAGAACATGCAGAAGGAGGGCAAGGACGGTGAGGAGGACGACATCCCCGACCTGGTCGAGGGTGAGAACTTTGAGAGCAAGGTCGAGTAA
- a CDS encoding assembly factor cbp-4, giving the protein MATKKATNWKLWGKMLLGGGIFCVGGPAFTMWVSPTEEELFKRYNPELQARSLANREKTQEEFDQFVTKLKEYSKSNKPIWTVRDEDIERQKQARMNEQRRREADLKAQQAAMRKESGMSDDLD; this is encoded by the exons ATGGCGACAAAGAAGGCTACGAATTGGAAGTTGTGGGGAAAGATGCTGCTTGG TGGTGGGATCTTTTGCGTGGGCGGCCCGGCCTTCACCATGTGGGTGTCGCCGACGGAAGAGGAGCTCTTCAAGAGATACAACCCCGAGCTACAGGCCAGGAGTCTTGCGAACCGCGAAAAGACGCAGGAGGAGTTTGACCAGTTTGTTACGAAGCTGAAGGAATACTCCAAGTCGAACAAGCCGA TCTGGACGGTGCGAGACGAAGATATTGAGAGACAAAAGCAGGCACGCATGAATGAACAGAGGAGGAGGGAGGCAGATCTCAAGGCACAGCAAGCGGCGATGCGCAAGGAATCGGGAATGTCGGATGACTTGGACTGA
- a CDS encoding SKT5, giving the protein MAGYPGQRPYGGGPPAPRPGPGPGPAQRGPPQQYDNYQQDGYGYDYYDDGGYDQNYGGQYQDPNYGRGPPPNQGYPPQDYYGGGPGPNGPPRGGRPPQTGRGGPIARPPTADGTRGGYPPRGGGGPPGRGGFPMGRGGRPAPYERSANSDPAANRPREHAPISPPGAQGFSGGAFPSFPGQGRKTDLDAENAILNKMAGIDISSQPVQQRPPGGPPNGRAPPPRGYSDPRRGPEPGYGQDFRGDGYGQQGPPRDDFGPPSRSMTMPVNDQAQRRGPPPRQDTYGGPGGPPRGGVPPRPSTAQGNRPPPQRMYPPNPMPPPPQQQQQQLPPPQNAGYGGHGEFGGDQDGYRDTRASFGDVYDAYYQPSRMSNQSAHSHGHHDAPDYNGAPSHAPRGSFEQHMRPGIAEHTQPGAKRVPEMSRTKSQPDLRQSQQAVFEMAGDAPPMPPMGNGYQDVYNQPNGWDQPQNPQMGRPGLPQGPSPNRGPDSLPSHPAPVRPGHMPNSMVNMNDKPAPVRNYAGAPGVNVPTPPAGPGGAPLPQQQMLPQQPSKASLQETTPVTQEELERLRQVVKSTPNDQETAMRLAKRLVEAADVLAPNLADPKMKTRARERYLADANKILKKLSSAQNSEAMFFYADCLGRGLFGLEPDNKEAFTLYQSAAKLGHAAAAYRTAVCCEIGHEEGGGTRKDPLKAIQWYKRAATLGDTPAMYKVGMILLKGLLGQPKNPREAVGWLKRAAERADAENPHALHELGLLYESAAPNDAIIKDEAYAFQLFREAADLGYKFSQYRLGCAFEYGLMGCPVDPRQSIMWYSRAAQQGEHQSELSLSGWYLTGTDNVLQQSDTEAYLWARKAATAGLAKAEYAMGYFTEVGIGVPANMEDAKRWYWRAAAQDFPKARERLEDLKRAGKNGPRQRERISRSKIGKQQEGECSVM; this is encoded by the exons ATGGCAGGATATCCGGGTCAGCGTCCTTATGGCGGTGGCCCTCCCGCGCCTCGTCCTGGACCCGGCCCCGGCCCAGCGCAGCGGGGTCCTCCTCAGCAGTATGACAACTACCAGCAGGACGGATATGGCTACGACTACTATGATGACGGCGGCTACGACCAAAACTATGGCGGTCAATACCAGGACCCCAACTACGGCAGAGGTCCGCCGCCGAATCAAGGCTACCCGCCGCAGGATTACTATGGTGGCGGCCCAGGGCCCAATGGCCCGCCAAGAGGAGGGCGACCGCCTCAAACGGGAAGAGGTGGTCCTATTGCACGTCCTCCGACCGCAGATGGCACTCGCGGCGGATACCCGCCTCGTGGCGGTGGCGGTCCCCCAGGCCGAGGAGGTTTTCCCATGGGCCGGGGTGGCCGTCCCGCTCCGTACGAGCGATCGGCCAATTCAGATCCAGCTG CAAACCGTCCTCGAGAACACGCGCCGATCAGTCCTCCTGGCGCCCAGGGATTCAGTGGTGGCGCTTTCCCGTCATTTCCAGGACAAGGCCGTAAGACGGACCTAGATGCTGAAAATGCGATTCTAAACAAGATGGCCGGAATCGACATCTCATCCCAACCTGTCCAGCAGCGGCCTCCTGGTGGACCTCCGAATGGCAGAGCGCCGCCACCCCGTGGCTACTCTGACCCGCGGCGTGGTCCTGAGCCAGGTTACGGACAAGACTTCCGAGGAGATGGCTACGGCCAGCAAGGCCCTCCGAGGGACGACTTCGGTCCACCTTCTAGAAGCATGACCATGCCGGTCAACGACCAAGCGCAAAGGCGCGGGCCTCCGCCACGCCAGGACACATATGGTGGCCCAGGGGGACCGCCACGTGGTGGTGTTCCTCCTCGGCCTTCAACAGCGCAAGGAAATCGGCCGCCACCGCAGCGCATGTATCCCCCAAACCCGAtgcctccgccgccgcaacaacagcagcagcaactgcCTCCGCCTCAGAATGCAGGGTATGGGGGACATGGAGAGTTCGGAGGCGATCAGGACGGATACCGAGACACTAGGGCGTCGTTCGGCGACGTCTACGACGCCTATTACCAACCTTCTCGCATGAGTAATCAAAGCGCCCACAGTCATGGGCATCACGATGCTCCCGACTACAATGGGGCACCATCGCATGCTCCTCGTGGTTCTTTCGAACAGCACATGCGCCCAGGCATTGCCGAGCACACGCAGCCGGGCGCTAAGCGCGTTCCGGAGATGAGTCGGACCAAATCGCAGCCAGATCTCCGACAGTCGCAGCAGGCTGTGTTTGAGATGGCCGGCGACGCTCCTCCGATGCCGCCAATGGGCAACGGCTACCAGGACGTGTATAACCAACCCAACGGCTGGGACCAACCACAGAACCCGCAGATGGGGCGTCCTGGCTTGCCCCAAGGCCCTTCTCCTAATCGAGGCCCCGATTCTCTGCCATCTCATCCGGCCCCCGTCCGACCTGGCCACATGCCGAATTCCATGGTCAACATGAATGACAAGCCCGCGCCTGTTCGCAACTACGCCGGCGCTCCTGGCGTAAACGTGCCGACACCTCCTGCCGGTCCTGGCGGCGCACCTCTGCCTCAGCAGCAAATGCTCCCTCAGCAACCTAGCAAGGCTTCGCTTCAAGAAACAACACCCGTTACCCAGGAAGAGCTAGAGCGTCTACGCCAGGTTGTCAAGTCAACACCGAATGATCAAGAGACTGCCATGAGACTGGCGAAGCGACTGGTGGAGGCGGCCGATGTTCTGGCCCCGAATCTTGCCGATCCGAAGATGAAGACCCGTGCCCGGGAGCGATATCTTGCCGACGCAAACAAGATCCTCAAGAAGCTGTCGAGCGCGCAAAACTCTGAGGCAATGTTCTTCTATGCCGACTGCCTAGGCCGTGGCTTGTTTGGACTTGAGCCTGATAACAAGGAGGCTTTCACATTGTACCAGTCGGCTGCTAAGCTCGGACATGCGGCTGCGGCGTACAGGACGGCAGTCTGCTGTGAGATTGGCCACGAAGAAGGTGGCGGCACAAGAAAGGATCCCCTCAAGGCGATCCAATGGTATAAGAGAGCTGCCACGCTCGGCGATACGCCAGCCATGTACAAGGTTGGCATGATCTTGCTCAAGGGGCTTCTTGGCCAGCCAAAGAACCCTCGTGAAGCTGTAGGGTGGCTCAAGAGAGCTGCGGAAAGAGCTGACGCGGAAAATCCTCACGCATTGCATGAATTGGGTCTGCTCTACGAATCTGCAGCCCCCAATGATGCCATTATCAAGGACGAAGCTTATGCCTTCCAGTTGTTCCGAGAGGCGGCTGACCTCGGCTACAAATTTTCACAATATCGTCTCGGTTGCGCCTTCGAGTATGGTCTGATGGGCTGCCCCGTTGACCCCCGCCAGTCCATTATGTGGTACTCCCGCGCAGCTCAGCAAGGCGAGCACCAGTCTGAGCTGTCACTCAGTGGATGGTACCTTACTGGCACCGATAACGTCTTGCAGCAGAGCGATACCGAGGCTTACCTGTGGGCGCGCAAGGCTGCCACGGCCGGTCTGGCCAAGGCTGAGTACGCGATGGGTTACTTTACCGAGGTGGGCATTGGTGTGCCAGCCAACATGGAGGATGCAAAGCGATGGTACTGGAGAGCAGCTG CCCAAGATTTCCCCAAGGCACGTGAACGGCTCGAAGACCTTAAGCGCGCCGGCAAGAACGGACCCCGGCAGCGCGAGCGTATTTCTCGCAGCAAGATCGGCAAGCAACAAGAGGGCGAGTGCTCCGTCATGTAG